The Arachis hypogaea cultivar Tifrunner chromosome 14, arahy.Tifrunner.gnm2.J5K5, whole genome shotgun sequence DNA window AGGAGAATTTATTAAATTGAAAGGAGAAAGGCCAAAATCATATTGGGGTCACTACCTTTACATGATTGATAGCAAACACTGGAGAGAACTGAATCACAGAATTTCTCCTCAAAAAGAAGTTTGCCAGTTTTGATACTCCATGACCGTAGGTTGCGATCCTCTCCACCTGAGTGAGACAACTAAATCAGAATTTTTCGAAACTCAAGGATAAGAATCAGATAGCATATTTGAAATGACACCCACCTGACATAACAAATCTCTCAGCTGGGTCAACACCAAGTTGTATACGCGAATGGGAATTCACATGCCCTTCATAAGATTGAACAGAACCTCTCTGAAGCAGGCGAAGATCATAGAGCCTCATCTATAATCAAAACGAAAAGATCGCATAAGAAATAATTTCTCTCATGAAGTTGGCACATTGAAATGATTGCTACAAAGGCCATTTACGTAACATTTTCTTTCCTAGTTAGCGAGTTGTAGTAACATAAAAGAAGTTCCACCACGAAAAGTGACAGATAAACTAAAGTGGGCCTACTTCTGAAGTTTAAATTCAAGCAAAtttctttaattaatataaatgtcTAGGCATTCTGAACCATGATGAGCAGAGTTAAATGATAAATATTAGCTAGTGGTCTTCCTAAAGAATCAACTAACCGTTCCGTCCATGGAGCTTGCCAAGAAGTACTGATCATCATACTGAAGTGATACCAAACTATTGTCGAACCCgcgaaaaaagataagaaatagttaGTCGAAATCAATTAATTTCCAGTTAAGAAACAAGTCGAATAGCAATTGGCAGGGGATAAAGACTGACTAACCTGGATATAGATGAAGGCATTCTAATGGTAAGAGAAGGGTCTATATCTCCACTGAGCTACAATCACCACATAGAAGATCTTAGAATACAACCATAGTACAACAAATAAGAAGTTCCATCACATAAGAAATTTCAACAGACTTAAATGCACAAAATGCAGATGAAACTACTAGACGattttaaacaataaataattaagaAATATGAATTATTAGGAGTTTTAAACCCTAAACCTTGGTAAAAGTTGAACAttcatttgttttctttttctttctcaaatgGAGTCTCAAAAATCTTATTATTAGGAGTTCCAAACCCGAATTAAAGACCATGTTTATGATGATATAGATAATTCAGCTTCACCTAATCTTCTAGTCGTTGTTATGCCAAACCTACAAGCTTCGTACTTTGCAGATTTATACACattgatttatatattttgtatctGCTAACCAATCTTACTATAAAATATTCAGATTGTTTATTGAAAGTTGATCCTTTccttaaatctttatttttttttatatttttatttaaaaaataaaaaagcaaaaaaaaccaCCTTGAACCATTCTTTACTAGAATTTCGAACTTTCTTATTTGGTGATGCATAAGGTATCCTATGTTCAATAAGTGTTCGCGAAACTCTCTCCCTTTTCTCACGGAAATCTACACCGACAATTGCTCCATTTCTGAGTCCACATAAAACCAGATTTCCctgcaaccaaaaaaaaaaaaaaaaaaggattcacACATCACAATCATGGATAGACAGATATGACATGATctgaaaacacactaaaaacataaaatagaacAAACTAACAAAACATCTTTCAATTTGGGAGAGAGAAAATTTACttaagagaagaaagaagtaaaCAATGGGGTAAAAAAAATCTCTAACATAAGGTAATTAAATGATATCATCACTGCCTAAACGAAAACATCAAGTACATCAGAAGAAGTCTGGAAAGCCTCTAATAAAAACCATGGGTTCTTAACCAAAAAGAATCCATGAGAAGATCACATCATTTGGGATAAATATCAAGAGAAACAGAAACGTTGGCTTTGACAGAATACACTAAATCGTCAAATTTTTCTCCCCTAAATTTGGATATAGCAAACTCTTGCTAcatttttcactcaaaaaggaaAAAGCGTCTGGACCTTGTTAATTAGGGGAGTCAGTAGACTATATATAAAGAGAGGAAGGTATTAATATGGAGTCCTGGCATCTATTGTAAGTAATGGAGAGTTGAGGAGCTCTGGCTATTGCAGTCAATCCTATATCAATAAACAGATTCGTTTATTAAAAAATCTCTTTAATAAAAGAATTTCATTAAGATggagagaataataataatacaagataAAGGATGAATAAATACAGAAACTTACTGAATTAACAATCTGCTGTGCAAAGATATCACTTTTACATCGTAAAAACCATGATCTCCTCCCAGTTGCCAAATCCACCAATGCAGCTCCCATGTTGGTACCTAAAAGGGATAAAGAAAAGCACAAATGAATACTTCACAGAAAATTAGATATACTACATGCTCAGATGTTTCTCGTGGGAAAAGggtgtatatataaatatatatcacAAACACAATTGCCCATCTTCATGAACTACCAAGACATTTAGTATTTAATCCTTTCCTATGGCCCATTTTTCACATTATCGTATCTTAATTGATATAAATAGAAGCAAAAGGTTTAGAAGGCACAGGTAAAACAGATCGTTCACAATCATATTGATGTGGGCTAAGTAAATCATTCCATTTAGCTGGACTGCAGGAGTGTACAAGTTAAAAGTGAATAACGGATTCTTGGACTATGAATAGCATCAGTATTTAATTCCAAATTATAATGATTGTGCATTTCGCTGGggaaaaaatgtttttcaatccAGCATGCATATAAAATTGCTAATTAAAAATATGGTCATAAGTCATGGCCTAAAACTATTCATCCGATATGCCCTATATAATAACAAACATGAGACATTACATATTTTGCATGTCCAAAAGGTTGTTAAATACGGATTCCATAAAAGATGTAACTTGGCCATATCTGAATGAATATATTTCAGAATTCACATAACAATATGCATCTCATCATGTGTGTGACTTAGAGAGAAAAAGAGGGTAGCTAGGATGATAGAGATAAGCAATGTATAACTTACCAATTATAGCCCGATGTCTACTATAATCATATTCTGCTGTCCAAATGGTACACTTGAAAGAAGCAACTTCATCCAGTCTGCTCCATGTGTTCAGTATACCTGACCCAAGATCTAATGATTCCACAAGGCCAAGAGAATAAATTGACCCACCAGATGTCTCTGAACCCAAAGTTGTAAACCTATTCACCATGTTAAGATCTTCCACCTTAAGATTAATTTCAATGAGAGAACTATTTTGTTGTGCACTTGTGCAAAAAGAGAGAAGATAATCTTGATTGTTAAATCTCATATAAAGATTAGAAGTCACTTAATCACATGACGATTTAAAAGTGTTAGGTGAATTTATATTTTAACTGTGTGTGTATACATGTAGAGAACTGAGAAGTATAGATTGAAGAGAAAATTGTACTAAAAAAGCAAAAGGATACAATGCATGTCCAACAATAGGACCGCCATTTGCAGCATGAGAAGAGCACTCTGGGCCTGATCTTATGCAAGATATACCAGATGACATAACCACGGACCCTCCAGTAGGTCTTGAAACTGGACCAGGCACCACATTATTCTCATCAGTTTTCCCTTTAGCATAACTCTTCACACAATCGGGCGTCCACTTAACCTCACCATCAAAATATCCCCCATCCCTTCCAACTTCACAAAGACTGCAAGTACAAAACTTCACAAACAACAAC harbors:
- the LOC112742388 gene encoding uncharacterized protein — encoded protein: MSSGISCIRSGPECSSHAANGGPIVGHALFTTLGSETSGGSIYSLGLVESLDLGSGILNTWSRLDEVASFKCTIWTAEYDYSRHRAIIGTNMGAALVDLATGRRSWFLRCKSDIFAQQIVNSGNLVLCGLRNGAIVGVDFREKRERVSRTLIEHRIPYASPNKKVRNSSKEWFKLSGDIDPSLTIRMPSSISSLVSLQYDDQYFLASSMDGTMRLYDLRLLQRGSVQSYEGHVNSHSRIQLGVDPAERFVMSGGEDRNLRSWSIKTGKLLFEEKFCDSVLSSVCYQSCKGFKDEDEKNQHKHESCMGAWLGSHDEGLFYMRWLCV